In Verrucomicrobiota bacterium, the genomic window TCCATCAAAGCCGGGCGCACAATCAGCGGCAGCATCAGCAATTCATAGATATCAAAGGCGAATCCGATGACTGCAATAAAACAGATCATCCACTGGGTAGGGGTCAAAGGTTTGGCTTCAGGAATGGCAGACGACATAACAGGGAATCGAGCAGAGTATCCGGCCCGGACGGAGAAAAAGATTATAGGTTTTTAAATCAAGTCAGCGGGCCAGACGGTGACACCGTCCCCCTATATGAGACAAGTACTTTTTCAGGCTCTTACAACAAGTGTTTTCATAGCTGGAAATAACTTTTTTTCATCCATCTAAATCCGCTTCATCCAAAACCTGAAGGGCGAGCCAACGGGATTACCGCGAGCCAACGGAGGCGAGCCAACGGGGTCGAGGAGGCGAGCCTAGGTATGATCCGAGGACATCGGTAACAGATCTTCTAAGGACATCGGTAACACTTTTTATTGGCGCTTATGCCATGGAAGGAAACTGAACCGATGACCGAAAAAGAGCGATTTGTTATCTTGGCCCAGACGAGTAAGAAGGAAGGGAGTAAGAAGGAAGAAGGACATAAGGGACATAAAGGGTCAGCCCTTGATGTTTGGTATTGACTGAATATTTCGTTTTCCATTGGTTTCCAAACATGGCCAGAAAACCTCGCATTCAGTATCCCGGAGCAATGTACCATATTTTGTCACGGGGCAATTATCGTAAGGACTTGTTTACTGTGGCGAGAACCGGAGAGCAGTTTGAAAAAGCCATTTTCGAAAGTAAGAAGGAAGGGGTCAATCCGAATGGCGCTAACTTAAGGGGCTGAATTGAGAGAAAAAGAGCAAGTAAGAAGGAAGGGGTCAATCCAAGTAAGAAGGAAAGGGTCAATCCAATACCTTTGTTATCAAGTTTTTACGTAATTGTTCAATCTTGTTAGTAAGAAGGAAGGGGTCAGTAAGAAGGAAGGGGTCAATCCAATACCTTTGTTATCAGGTTTTTACGTAATTGTTCAATCTTGTTAAATCGGCCACTTGTTATTGCAAGAGTATTGGATTGACCCTTTTTTCCGTCCCCCTTTTTTCCGTCCCCTGGGAAAAGTAAACGTGGCGGGCAAGAATCTGGTCAGTCTTGAACTGCCGGGCGAGGAGGGCTTGTACGAAGTCCGGTATTTTGATGCGGCCAACCGAACCATTGTCGCTCGCCAGAGTATCAAAATCAACAATCCCGGGGTTACACTGGACGCGGTCAAGGAAGCCATAGCCGGTTCGACTATCGACGTGACCTGGACGGCGCCCAACAACAACCGGGACTACCTCGCCATTGCCGGGAAGGACGCGCCCTCTTCCAAATACGAAACCTACGCCTACACCAAAGACGGCAGCCCTACCAACTTGCGCGTTCCCAACGTGGAGGGAGTCTACGAGATTCGCTACATTTCCGGGAAGGACAAGGCCATCTGGGCCAGCCGGGATTTCAAGGCGCTCGCACCGAAGGCCAGTGTCGACGCACCCAAAAAGGGACCTGCCGGCTCCACCATTCAGGTCGAGTGGACCGGACCTGCGGTGCAGGGAGACTATGTGTCTGTCGCCGAACCCTCCAGTGAAGGCGGTAAGTATATAAAGTATCAATACGTCAAGGAAGTACAGAAGGCGGAGCTGCGCTTGCCGGACGATCCCGGCACCTACGAGATCCGCTACATTTCCGGAGGATCAAAAATCATCCGGGATTCCAAAAACATTCAAGTCACGGCGGTGGAGGTAACGATCAACAAAATCGAAGTAAGAAGGAAGGGGTCAATCCAGAATGGCGCTAACTTAAGCCGTCTTAACGACTTTTTTGGATTTGTATTTTCCTTTATGTCTTCTGGATTTCGGGACGGTGTAAACGGACCTGTGTTTCGTTAATCTGGGAAAGGGTTTGGGACGCTTTTTGACCGCCCGGGGTTCACTGCGGTTTTCTCTGAGGGGGACTGTTTCGCTGGCGATGACCAGGAGCATTTCGTCAATGATCCGGCTTCGTGTTTTGGGAGTGTCTTTGGCCGCGTGGATCGCTGGGGAAAACTGTCTTAAGGTATCGACTGTGGCTTTGAAACTCATGCGGGTGAGATCGCACTGATACATCCCGGCGGCTTCCTGCATCAGCGCCCGGATCAGGTTGTGGGCGATGATGAACATGCGCAGTTCTTTGCGGATCATTTCCGGGGTTTTACAGCGCAGCATTTCCATTCCCATGGTCGTTTTGATATGACGGAAAAACAGCTCGACGGACCAGCGACGGAAGTAAAGTTCGGCCAAGTCCGCGGAGGTGTGGGTTTCAGCATCGAGCAGCGTGGTCACCAAGTCATACCGGCGCACCCGGAAGCCTTTGACTTCGACCCGGATGCGCACGATACGCAGTGCCATCGTTGCGGGGAGGCCGGCCCAGTGATCCCCGTCCCAACCTTCCGGGCATTTCGGTTTCGCCCAGGTGACCAGACGGTCCATGGGACCCAGGGCCTTGCCCTGACGGTAATCCGGTTTCCTCATTTGATGCATGCGCATGACCGCATCAATCCCCTCTGTGAACAGGGATGCCAGATTGCCGTAAGAACTGAAACCGCGGTCGGTGAGCACGACATCGCCGGGTCTGAAGAAGCCGATGAACTCCCTGAGAATGCGGCTCTCGTGGCGCTTCAGTTCGGTCTCCACCCACTTGAGCAACGCTCCGCTGGCCAGGCAGAAACAGGCCACCACTTGCATGACCGGAAACCCGCATCCTTTTCTTTGGA contains:
- a CDS encoding IS4 family transposase, which produces MQKLERFLPGFNHVLCGKAPKTTFTQFREKLVELRRSTLSELACVFADFIPLEKLSAKAKGSHSRRRVYTLNVTFWSFLHQVLSPSMPCREVVRKVQGFCSENNQPLPSSSDVAYCKARAKIKDSDLDDIHSQVCEKVGQRVLRDQLWKNRTVRVIDGTGITLPDTPENQAEFPQPSVQRKGCGFPVMQVVACFCLASGALLKWVETELKRHESRILREFIGFFRPGDVVLTDRGFSSYGNLASLFTEGIDAVMRMHQMRKPDYRQGKALGPMDRLVTWAKPKCPEGWDGDHWAGLPATMALRIVRIRVEVKGFRVRRYDLVTTLLDAETHTSADLAELYFRRWSVELFFRHIKTTMGMEMLRCKTPEMIRKELRMFIIAHNLIRALMQEAAGMYQCDLTRMSFKATVDTLRQFSPAIHAAKDTPKTRSRIIDEMLLVIASETVPLRENRSEPRAVKKRPKPFPRLTKHRSVYTVPKSRRHKGKYKSKKVVKTA